A single genomic interval of Daucus carota subsp. sativus chromosome 1, DH1 v3.0, whole genome shotgun sequence harbors:
- the LOC108213268 gene encoding uncharacterized protein LOC108213268 yields the protein MSWADLPVDILFIIFGFVHNRKNFNMIDLYQCLAVCHSWRSVAKQIWRNHILPTTPWLVSTIDASTKINLKTDLYNFYKHPPSLDINKSDASFSFTLDLFHLRTFASCDGWLLLGNYDNLPFLYNPITLVLLQLPVLPQIHMLYHMKFVSSGASPTDHECMICLKFSNKRGHWGGYDDYNNYLAFCRPASSTSWVILHEKSEDYTFSGGKFYTISNSGELFLYNSEILNGNTSVGIGHPWKEIKIAGPVFNGNLLLGFNDRCFFYLLESKHKVLLMVMRLVEDNKVSRSFRIFKLNSSDNNYDIRRSNYYPYYWKEISNLPEKESIILLWNEGMSISVDDHNGYKSNCIYFYDEDGVGQLTTYGIYEVGTRKIKSKSANHYSGDAGCYNFHLFTPSKISNF from the coding sequence ATGTCTTGGGCTGACCTGCCTGTTGATATACTCTTCATCATCTTTGGATTCGTCCATAATAGAAAAAACTTTAACATGATTGATCTTTATCAGTGTCTTGCTGTTTGCCATTCATGGCGATCTGTTGCTAAACAAATATGGCGGAATCACATCTTGCCTACAACTCCGTGGTTAGTGTCTACTATAGATGCATCCacgaagataaatttaaaaacagatttatacaatttttataaacaCCCTCCTAGCCTTGATATTAATAAAAGTGATGCTAGCTTTTCCTTTACCCTTGATCTCTTTCATTTGAGAACTTTTGCTTCATGTGATGGGTGGTTACTTCTAGGCAATTATGATAACCTACCATTTCTTTATAATCCTATCACATTAGTTCTTCTCCAACTTCCCGTTCTACCACAAATTCACATGCTTTACCATATGAAATTTGTGTCATCTGGAGCTTCACCGACTGATCATGAATGCATGATTTGTCTCAAGTTTTCTAATAAACGAGGACATTGGGGTGGCTACGATGATTACAATAATTACCTAGCTTTTTGTCGACCAGCCTCATCAACATCATGGGTCATCTTGCATGAAAAGTCAGAAGACTATACTTTTAGTGGTGGAAAGTTTTACACCATTAGTAACAGTGGAGAGCTCTTTCTTTACAACAGTGAAATCCTTAATGGCAACACCAGTGTTGGGATAGGTCATCCATGGAAGGAGATAAAGATAGCGGGCCCAGTGTTTAATGGTAATTTGCTTTTGGGGTTTAATGACCGCTGCTTTTTTTATCTCTTGGAATCAAAACATAAAGTGTTATTGATGGTCATGAGGTTAGTTGAAGATAATAAAGTCAGCAGATCTTTTCGTATTTTCAAGCTGAATAGTAGTGACAATAATTATGACATCAGAAGAAGCAACTACTACCCCTACTACTGGAAAGAAATAAGCAACCTTCCTGAAAAAGAATCCATAATTTTGCTATGGAATGAAGGTATGAGTATATCAGTTGATGATCACAATGGATACAAGTCCAACTGCATATATTTCTATGACGAGGACGGCGTAGGTCAGCTTACAACTTATGGTATCTATGAAGTGGGAACTCgtaaaatcaaatccaaatctgcTAATCACTACTCTGGAGATGCAGGTTGCtacaattttcatttatttaccccttctaaaatttctaatttttaa
- the LOC108212952 gene encoding uncharacterized protein LOC108212952: protein MAQVAKIDVAQTVKMGEKLPPVADLKQQMDVVPAKDLTYANPQSWKFHGETAEFVGKGDPTVHGTYDVKKLDKGLVYEVYFYVTMKDNQVTSPVKLILELPNGTKQEKTEQITLDPLVWKAVSVGKFLNLFQTGDIKFTFSGVTGDTWKGMLLECVLISPSF from the exons ATGGCTCAAGTTGCGAAGATTGATGTGGCACAAACTGTGAAAATGGGAGAAAAACTCCCTCCTGTTGCTGACTTGAAGCAGCAGATG GATGTTGTGCCTGCTAAGGATCTCACTTATGCAAACCCTCAATCATGGAAATTCCA TGGTGAAACTGCTGAATTTGTGGGAAAAGGCGATCCAACGGTCCATGGAACTTATGATGTGAAAAAACTTGACAAAGGACTGGTGTACGAGGTGTATTTTTATGTGACTATGAAAGACAATCAGGTGACAAGTCCAGTGAAACTAATCTTGGAGCTTCCAAATGGAACCAAGCAAGAGAAGACTGAACAAATAACACTAGATCCACTTGTCTGGAAAGCAGTATCAGTTGGGAAATTCTTGAACCTGTTTCAAACTGGAGACATCAAATTCACATTCTCCGGTGTCACTGGTGATACCTGGAAGGGTATGCTCCTCGAATGCGTCCTGATTAGCCCTTCCTTTTGA
- the LOC108205263 gene encoding peptidyl-prolyl cis-trans isomerase FKBP17-1, chloroplastic isoform X2: MKVKEAKYKITIIECMASLSHLHVPHILTTRLSTVQKKQVYAAASSVESNSRRALLFSSVSTALSLLICSESTALARPTTISDFFELPDSGGVKALDLRVAQGELPVDGDQVAIHYYGRLAAKQGWRFDSTYDHKDETGEPIPFTFVLGSDNVISGIQAAVRSMKVGSIRRVVIPPSQGYQNMLQEPLPPNVVF, translated from the exons ATGAAGGTCAAAGAGGCCAAGTACAAGATAACGATAATTGAGTGCATGGCGTCACTTTCACATCTCCATGTTCCTCACATTCTCACCACCCGCTTATCTACTGTCCAGAAAAAACAAGTCTACGCAGCAGCTTCTTCTGTTGAATCCAACTCAAGAAGAGCTCTCCTTTTCTCATCTGTATCCACTGCATTATCACTACTAATATGTTCTGAATCTACTGCCCTCGCTAGACCCACCACCATTTCTGACTTTTTCGAGCTTCCGGATTCTGGCGGCGTCAAGGCTTTGGATCTTCGCGTTGCTCAAGGTGAACTTCCCGTTGACGGTGATCAG GTTGCAATTCATTACTATGGAAGGTTGGCAGCAAAGCAAGGTTGGCGGTTTGATTCAACATATGATCACAAAGATGAAACGGGGGAACCAATTCCCTTCACTTTCGTGCTTGGGTCTGACAAT GTGATATCAGGTATTCAAGCAGCGGTAAGATCTATGAAAGTGGGCAGCATCCGAAGGGTGGTCATTCCTCCATCCCAAGGGTATCAGAACATGTTACAAGAACCATTACCACCAAATGTGG TATTTTGA
- the LOC108205263 gene encoding peptidyl-prolyl cis-trans isomerase FKBP17-1, chloroplastic isoform X1, which translates to MKVKEAKYKITIIECMASLSHLHVPHILTTRLSTVQKKQVYAAASSVESNSRRALLFSSVSTALSLLICSESTALARPTTISDFFELPDSGGVKALDLRVAQGELPVDGDQVAIHYYGRLAAKQGWRFDSTYDHKDETGEPIPFTFVLGSDNVISGIQAAVRSMKVGSIRRVVIPPSQGYQNMLQEPLPPNYFDRQRLFTTIFNPTRLANGEGSTLGTLIFDIELVSLRHR; encoded by the exons ATGAAGGTCAAAGAGGCCAAGTACAAGATAACGATAATTGAGTGCATGGCGTCACTTTCACATCTCCATGTTCCTCACATTCTCACCACCCGCTTATCTACTGTCCAGAAAAAACAAGTCTACGCAGCAGCTTCTTCTGTTGAATCCAACTCAAGAAGAGCTCTCCTTTTCTCATCTGTATCCACTGCATTATCACTACTAATATGTTCTGAATCTACTGCCCTCGCTAGACCCACCACCATTTCTGACTTTTTCGAGCTTCCGGATTCTGGCGGCGTCAAGGCTTTGGATCTTCGCGTTGCTCAAGGTGAACTTCCCGTTGACGGTGATCAG GTTGCAATTCATTACTATGGAAGGTTGGCAGCAAAGCAAGGTTGGCGGTTTGATTCAACATATGATCACAAAGATGAAACGGGGGAACCAATTCCCTTCACTTTCGTGCTTGGGTCTGACAAT GTGATATCAGGTATTCAAGCAGCGGTAAGATCTATGAAAGTGGGCAGCATCCGAAGGGTGGTCATTCCTCCATCCCAAGGGTATCAGAACATGTTACAAGAACCATTACCACCAAAT TATTTTGACAGGCAAAGGTTGTTTACCACCATTTTTAATCCAACGCGTCTAGCCAACGGGGAAGGCTCCACTCTGGGGACACTTATCTTTGACATTGAGTTGGTTAGCCTGAGACATCGCTAA
- the LOC108205262 gene encoding putative F-box protein PP2-B12 produces the protein MGKQESEENMNYWDMLPEGCIAEIVSHTTPLDACRVALVSPAVRSLADSDPVWDKFLPHDYRQLIARAVENQPIHQLLSASPSKKDVYLSLADHPLIIDAGDMSFSLDKRTGKKCFMMGARALAIVWGDTPRYWRWRSDPGSRFGKAIELLDVCWFEIHGRISTSLLSGDTGYTTYLVYKLATRRYGFEHLPLEITVGIVGEESIKRNVFVDPEGEVQRENVTTPGRMDLFHNFRAAQPRPLVASSVNAGSQNPRTRKDGWLEIELAEYYNKEGENRELEISLWELKGQHWKRGLIIQGLEIRPMGGK, from the exons ATGGGCAAGCAAGAATCAGAAGAAAACATGAATTACTGGGACATGTTGCCTGAAGGCTGCATAGCTGAGATAGTATCTCATACAACTCCACTTGATGCTTGTCGTGTCGCTCTTGTCAGCCCTGCTGTGCGTTCTCTTGCTGACTCTGATCCTGTTTGGGACAAATTTCTGCCGCATGATTATCGCCAGCTCATTGCCAGGGCTGTTGAGAATCAACCCATTCATCAGCTTTTGTCTGCTTCTCCTTCCAAGAAGGATGTGTATCTCTCTCTCGCTGATCACCCTCTCATCATTGATGCTGGTGATATG AGTTTTTCTCTGGATAAACGGACAGGAAAAAAGTGTTTTATGATGGGGGCTAGGGCACTCGCTATAGTGTGGGGTGACACTCCAAGGTATTGGAGATGGAGATCCGATCCGGGATCAAG ATTTGGCAAGGCCATTGAGTTGCTTGATGTTTGTTGGTTTGAAATCCATGGAAGAATAAGCACTTCATTGTTGTCTGGAGATACCGGTTACACCACATATCTTGTCTATAAGCTAGCAACAAGACGGTATGGGTTTGAACACCTACCGCTAGAAATTACTGTTGGGATAGTTGGCGAAGAAAGCATAAAGCGCAATGTTTTCGTGGACCCAGAAGGTGAAGTGCAGCGTGAAAATGTCACCACACCTGGGCGAATGGATTTGTTTCATAATTTCAGAGCCGCACAACCAAGGCCTCTAGTTGCTTCGTCTGTAAATGCTGGCAGCCAAAATCCAAGGACTAGAAAAGATGGATGGTTAGAAATTGAGCTGGCCGAATACTACAACAAAGAAGGGGAGAACAGAGAACTGGAGATCAGTTTGTGGGAATTGAAAGGTCAACACTGGAAGAGAGGTCTTATTATTCAAGGGCTTGAGATCCGGCCTATGGGTGGTAAATGA
- the LOC108204653 gene encoding glycine-rich RNA-binding protein-like isoform X2 yields MGSADAEYRCFVGGLAWGTTERSLEDAFSQYGDVVDSKIIYDRETGRSRGFGFVSFKDQKAMNDAIEGMNGKELEGRNITVNEAQSRGGGGGGGRREGGYGGSGGRGGGRREGGYGGGGDGSRYSGRGGNDGGW; encoded by the exons ATGGGTTCCGCTGATGCTGAGTACCGATGCTTCGTGGGTGGTCTGGCATGGGGCACTACTGAGCGTTCTCTCGAAGATGCCTTCTCTCAGTATGGTGATGTCGTTGATTCCAAG ATCATCTATGATCGTGAGACGGGAAGGTCTCGGGGATTTGGATTTGTTTCCTTTAAGGACCAGAAGGCAATGAATGACGCAATTGAAGGAATGAATGGTAAGGAACTCGAAGGCCGCAACATTACTGTTAATGAAGCTCAGTCTCGTGGAGGTGGTGGCGGTGGGGGACGCCGTGAAGGCGGGTATGGTGGCAGCGGAGGACGTGGAGGTGGACGTCGTGaaggtggttatggaggaggtgGCGACGGTTCCCGCTACTCGGGCCGTGGTGGAAATGATGGGGGTTGGTGA
- the LOC108204653 gene encoding glycine-rich RNA-binding protein-like isoform X1, which produces MVFVTNAKIIYDRETGRSRGFGFVSFKDQKAMNDAIEGMNGKELEGRNITVNEAQSRGGGGGGGRREGGYGGSGGRGGGRREGGYGGGGDGSRYSGRGGNDGGW; this is translated from the exons ATGGTTTTTGTCACAAATGCAAAG ATCATCTATGATCGTGAGACGGGAAGGTCTCGGGGATTTGGATTTGTTTCCTTTAAGGACCAGAAGGCAATGAATGACGCAATTGAAGGAATGAATGGTAAGGAACTCGAAGGCCGCAACATTACTGTTAATGAAGCTCAGTCTCGTGGAGGTGGTGGCGGTGGGGGACGCCGTGAAGGCGGGTATGGTGGCAGCGGAGGACGTGGAGGTGGACGTCGTGaaggtggttatggaggaggtgGCGACGGTTCCCGCTACTCGGGCCGTGGTGGAAATGATGGGGGTTGGTGA